Proteins encoded in a region of the Marinobacter arenosus genome:
- the bioC gene encoding malonyl-ACP O-methyltransferase BioC — protein MSAAARTLAEPTDLDAAVADTEIADKLLIARQFGKACGTYEQASRLQRRMGEAMCRTLESGYEGSRPLRILDLGCGTGWFTRRLANLWPSARVTGVDLSPEMIRKASEQSGPELDWLVADADALPLRDHSFDIVFSNLMIQWCADPGQVLAQCRRLLKPGGRLMVSTLLDGTLHELVGAWAAADPGQPHVNRFESESFLRERVTDELPGASIDTRTLQLSYTSPMALAAELRQLGAGFKGETRRKTLTAPGRVRAMCGHYPKESDGTVIASYEAAWVHWRAAESLSQS, from the coding sequence ATGAGCGCGGCAGCTCGCACTCTCGCTGAGCCGACGGACCTGGACGCCGCCGTGGCAGACACAGAAATTGCGGACAAGCTTCTGATTGCAAGGCAGTTTGGTAAAGCATGCGGTACGTACGAGCAGGCCTCCCGGCTTCAGCGCCGGATGGGGGAAGCTATGTGTCGTACCCTCGAATCGGGCTACGAGGGCTCGCGCCCGCTTCGGATCCTCGACCTTGGCTGCGGTACCGGCTGGTTCACCCGTAGGCTGGCAAACCTGTGGCCGTCGGCGCGGGTGACGGGAGTGGATCTCTCGCCAGAAATGATCCGCAAGGCCAGCGAACAGAGCGGCCCGGAGCTTGACTGGCTGGTCGCCGATGCCGACGCGTTGCCTCTGCGCGATCACAGCTTTGATATTGTTTTCAGTAATCTGATGATTCAGTGGTGCGCCGATCCCGGTCAGGTACTGGCCCAGTGTCGACGCCTGCTCAAGCCAGGCGGTAGGCTGATGGTTTCCACCCTGCTGGACGGGACGCTTCACGAACTGGTGGGCGCCTGGGCCGCCGCGGACCCCGGGCAACCTCACGTAAACCGGTTCGAGTCCGAGTCGTTTCTGCGTGAACGAGTAACAGACGAGCTGCCCGGCGCCTCAATCGATACCCGGACACTGCAACTGTCCTATACCTCCCCGATGGCGCTGGCTGCGGAATTGAGACAGTTGGGCGCTGGTTTCAAGGGCGAAACCCGGCGAAAAACGCTGACCGCGCCTGGTCGCGTACGCGCCATGTGCGGCCACTATCCGAAAGAGTCGGACGGCACTGTGATCGCAAGTTACGAGGCTGCATGGGTGCACTGGCGGGCCGCTGAATCGCTCTCTCAATCCTAA
- the bioF gene encoding 8-amino-7-oxononanoate synthase, which translates to MRDFEGELAQRKEAGLYRTRRQITGPQQPVLTSDGRPLLSFCSNDYLGLANHPANIDALRNALPDTGLGGAASHLICGHHDAHHELEQRLARFTGRSAALFFSTGYMANMGVISALAGRGDTIFSDRLNHASIIDGCILSRARVRRYAHGDVAQLEAMLAQTSGHKLVVTDGVFSMDGDVAPLKALARVCREHDALLVVDDAHGIGVLGPQGRGSVAAQGLSEADVPVLIGTLGKAVGTSGAFVAGSSTLMDYLVQKARTYIYTTAMPPAIAVATRTSIDLIERDDDRRNHLQALIDRFRREASALGYELMQSHTPIQPILVGDNWSALALSRALEERGLLVTAIRPPTVPEGEARLRVTVSAAHSQADLDRLLDALSECRHLLAEQDVAV; encoded by the coding sequence GTGCGTGACTTTGAAGGCGAGCTTGCTCAAAGAAAAGAGGCGGGTCTCTACCGGACCCGTCGCCAGATTACCGGCCCTCAGCAGCCGGTACTGACCTCTGATGGTAGGCCGTTGCTGTCCTTCTGCAGTAACGATTACCTTGGACTGGCCAATCATCCCGCGAACATCGACGCCCTGCGCAACGCCCTGCCTGACACCGGCCTCGGTGGCGCGGCTTCGCACCTGATCTGTGGTCATCACGACGCCCACCATGAGTTGGAGCAACGTCTCGCCCGCTTTACCGGGCGCAGCGCCGCGTTGTTCTTCTCCACGGGTTACATGGCCAACATGGGCGTGATTTCGGCCTTGGCCGGTCGCGGCGATACCATTTTCTCCGACCGCCTCAACCACGCGTCGATCATAGATGGCTGCATTCTCAGTCGGGCCCGGGTCAGGCGCTACGCCCATGGCGATGTGGCGCAGCTGGAAGCGATGCTGGCGCAGACCTCGGGCCACAAATTGGTGGTGACCGATGGCGTGTTCAGCATGGATGGCGATGTCGCCCCCCTGAAAGCGTTGGCTCGGGTGTGCCGGGAGCACGATGCCCTGTTGGTGGTGGACGACGCCCATGGTATCGGTGTGCTTGGCCCCCAGGGGCGCGGCAGCGTTGCCGCACAGGGATTGTCCGAGGCCGATGTGCCGGTGTTGATCGGAACGCTGGGCAAAGCGGTCGGCACCAGCGGTGCCTTTGTGGCCGGATCCTCCACGCTGATGGACTACCTTGTGCAGAAGGCGCGGACCTACATCTACACCACCGCGATGCCGCCGGCGATTGCCGTCGCCACCCGTACCAGTATTGACCTTATAGAGCGTGATGACGATCGCCGGAATCACTTGCAGGCGCTGATTGACCGATTTCGTCGGGAGGCGTCGGCCCTTGGCTATGAGTTGATGCAGTCCCACACGCCCATTCAGCCCATCCTGGTGGGTGACAATTGGAGCGCTCTTGCACTCAGTCGTGCGCTGGAAGAGCGCGGGCTCCTGGTCACTGCCATCCGCCCGCCAACCGTTCCGGAAGGCGAAGCGCGGTTGCGTGTGACAGTCAGTGCAGCGCACAGCCAGGCCGACCTTGATCGCCTGCTGGACGCGCTGTCGGAGTGTCGCCATTTGCTGGCAGAACAGGACGTTGCGGTATGA
- the bioB gene encoding biotin synthase BioB, producing MTATATSSEIRHDWTLQEARELFALPFNDLLFRAQSVHRQHFDPNEVQVSTLLSIKTGACPEDCKYCPQSGHYNTGLEKEKLLEIEKVVAEAKAAKGKGASRFCMGAAWRSPSKKDMPYVLDMVKQVKSLGLETCMTLGMLEEHQAKELADAGLDYYNHNLDTSEKYYSHIITTRTYQDRLDTLDNVRKAGMKVCCGGIMGMGEDDDDRVGLLMQLANLPHHPESVPVNMLVKVKGTPMEDVEDLDPFDFVRIIAVARIMMPASHVRLSAGRENMNEQMQALCFMAGANSIFYGEKLLTTANPEADADMELFRRLGIRPEQREQCASEEQEEEAIAEAVEYEATRHMFYDATRESAAS from the coding sequence ATGACCGCTACAGCCACCTCCTCGGAAATTCGCCACGACTGGACGCTGCAGGAAGCGCGCGAATTGTTCGCGTTGCCATTCAACGACCTCCTGTTTCGTGCCCAGAGTGTTCATCGCCAGCATTTCGATCCGAACGAAGTCCAGGTGAGTACCCTGCTGTCCATCAAGACGGGCGCCTGCCCGGAGGACTGCAAATATTGCCCGCAAAGTGGCCATTACAATACCGGTCTCGAGAAGGAAAAGTTGCTGGAGATTGAGAAGGTGGTGGCTGAAGCCAAGGCCGCCAAGGGCAAGGGGGCTTCCCGCTTCTGCATGGGAGCTGCCTGGCGCAGCCCGTCCAAAAAGGATATGCCCTATGTCCTGGATATGGTGAAACAGGTCAAATCCCTGGGGCTGGAGACCTGCATGACACTGGGCATGCTGGAGGAACATCAGGCGAAGGAACTGGCCGATGCGGGGCTGGACTATTACAACCACAACCTGGATACCTCCGAGAAATACTACAGCCACATCATCACCACCCGTACCTACCAGGATCGTCTGGATACCCTGGATAACGTGCGTAAAGCGGGCATGAAAGTATGCTGTGGCGGGATCATGGGTATGGGCGAGGACGATGATGACCGGGTTGGCCTGCTGATGCAGCTGGCAAACCTGCCGCACCATCCGGAAAGCGTGCCTGTGAACATGCTGGTCAAGGTCAAGGGAACCCCCATGGAAGACGTGGAGGATCTGGATCCTTTCGATTTCGTTCGCATCATCGCGGTGGCCCGGATCATGATGCCAGCGTCCCACGTCCGGCTTTCTGCGGGCCGGGAGAACATGAACGAGCAGATGCAGGCACTGTGCTTCATGGCCGGAGCCAATTCCATTTTCTATGGCGAGAAACTGCTGACCACGGCCAATCCAGAGGCCGACGCCGACATGGAGCTGTTCCGCCGTCTGGGCATCCGTCCAGAGCAACGCGAACAGTGTGCCTCCGAGGAGCAGGAAGAAGAGGCGATTGCCGAAGCGGTGGAGTATGAGGCGACCCGCCACATGTTCTACGACGCGACACGGGAATCCGCCGCGTCCTGA